In Chryseobacterium oryzae, the genomic stretch CACTAAAAGATTCACAGATGCTGCATTAGCATCCGTAATAACCATAACAAAAGATGGAAAAGAATATCATTCTACCACTTTCGATTCGGGAAATCCGCCTAAAGAACTCAAAAATCTTTATGATTTAATTCGAAAACTTACAGAAAACAAAAAGAGCAATTAAAAACTGCTCTTTTTTATTTTGTTGATAATTTTAATTCCTTCTAAAATTTATATGCTATATTCCATGCAAAACCCATGTTGAATTTTGAAGAACTTCTACCAAATCCGGGAACTATCATTGGCATCACTTCATCTTGTTTACTTGTATATACTAAATAGTGAGGCTGCATATTGACATCAATATAAAAATTGGTTTCAAATAACTGCACTCTTCCTCCAAGACTTGCTTCTATCCAAAATGACGACTGCGATGAAGAAGGCATTGAAACCGCAAAGCTATTTCCACCAAATCCCCGTACAGGTATTGCCATATATTCTTGTTTGTAAAATGACCCTCCAATTTTTCCGCCACCGTAGAAACCATTAAAATCGTTTTCTCTGTCGCGAGCCAGCATATAAAGAGCTCCAACTTTCATGAAAGGACCGCTGGCTTTGGCATCGTACCCATTTTTATCATAAATATTTTTATCATAACCAGCTTCTACAACTCCATGAAGATTATCTTTAATTTTTGATGAAATGAACCCTTGAAAAAGCTGTCTGTCCGAAAAAAAAGAAACTCCTGTATTTAAAACATCCAAACCTATCATAAAGTTGGGTTCATATTTCCATTTTGGCTTTTCGGCATCTTTTTTCTCCTGTGCAAAGGCAGAAATAATGCCCATTATGCTAAAAATTAAGATATAAATTGGTTTTTTCTTCATTTTGAATAAAATTTTGTCCCTGTTCAAGACTTTTAACAGAATTTGATAATAATAAAACTGAATTCAGGTTTTCGTAATTTCTTTTTACCCCACAACCTGGAGAAACATAAATAGATTTAGCGGTATAATTTACCCTGATTTTTGAAGAATCTTTTTTAGCCGAAGTTTTTATGTAAATCTCCGTGTAAGGAGAATCGTCTACTCTTAATGGTACAAAAACAGAATCTACTTTTGTTCTCCACCCAAAATCGACTATTGAGTTTCCTAAATTGGCAAATACTTTTATAGAATCTAATTTCGTAACCTTTCCACCTGTTTTAAACATCATTTTCATACGAGGTGTTCCTTCGCCGTTTTCGCATATATCATCATCTCCGCCACAGGAAATAACCGATGAAAAAACAAAAAGCAAAAGAGTTAATTTTAAATATTTCATACATTTAATTTAATATGATGCGAAGCTAATCTCTATTTAGGATCTAAAGCTTTTTCTATACGGAAAACCAAATCTTCGTAGTGATATTTATTCACCAAATCCGCAGTTGAAATTCTTTCTGAAAGATCTTTTTTAATAGCCATTAAATTTCCTCTAACAATAGATGAAACATCGGTTTTATCCATATTTTTCACATCTGCATATTTCATCAGATTTTCAACATAATTTCGCTGTAGATTTCTTCCGAAAGCATCAAGCTTATCTTTTTTAATGATAGAATTATTAAGATCAGAAAACAAATCTGTTAACGAATATGCATTGGTGTCTACAGCAGATGTCTGATAAAGACTTTGCAGCACCAGTGGACTCAATATTCTTCCCAGAACACTATTTTGAATTTCTTCAACAGTTTTTACCGGAGTTCTGCCTGTTTTTTGAAAGATATCTTCTTTCAGCAACCACTGAGGAGTAACAAAAATATTTTCCGAAAGAAATTTCATGGCTTCCTGTTGATCTTTCTTAGCAACGACTTCATAAACACTGCCAGATTGCTCCACTGTTTTTGGAGTTTCCATTTGTCCGCCAATATATTTAGAAACATGTCCCAAATATCTTCTGAACTGTAAAGTTACCTGATCGTACATCATCCCAAGATTTTCATAGTCTTCATTAGGAGTTTTTGTCCATTCGTTTAGATTATCAACAATTCTTTTAAGATTTTTTATTCCATAAGCACTTGCAATCATCGCATTATCTCCTACCTGCTCACTTTGTGACCTCGGATCTAAAGGATTGGTTTCCGTACCGAACCACAATCTTTCATTTTTTAAATTTTTAATCACCCATTTGTTTAAAAATTCTTTTTCGGCAACCGGAGTTTTAAACTGATTAAATCTTTTGTAACCCCATTCTATTGCCCAGTTGTCATAATCTCCAATTCTTGGAAAAATACCCGAAGCTCCGATATTATCTTCAGGTTGTGCCACATAATTGAATCTTGCATAATCCATAATAGATGGCGTATGTCCGTTTTTTTCCAACCATTTTTTATCTCTTAGTTTTTCAACCGGAACCGTTGAACTCGAACCATAATTATGTCTTAAACCTAAAGTATGACCAACTTCATGAGAAGAAACAAAACGGATGAGTTCACCCATCAGTTTTTCATCGAATTCCATTTTTCTGGCTCTGGGATCGTTGGGTGAAGCCTGTATAAAATACCAGTTTCTGAGAAGTGACATTACATTGTGATACCAGTTGATATGACTTTCCATTATTTCTCCTGTTCTGGGATCTGAAATGGATGGACCGGAAGCATTAGGCACATCAGAAGGTTTGTAAACAATGGCAGAAAATCTTGCATCTTCAAGACTCCATTCGGTATCTACCTTCGGATCCGGAACTTTTGCATAAATGGCATTTTTAAATCCTGCTTTTTCAAAAGCTTTTTGCCAATCATTCACCCCTTGAATAAGATAAGGAACCCATTTTTTAGGAGTGGCAGGATCAATGTAAAAAACTATTGGTTTTGCCGGCTCAACCAATTCTCCTCTATTGTATTTTGCCAAATCCTGAGGTTTTGGCTCTAGTCTCCATCTTTTTATGAGGGAAATTCTTTTCACGCCTTGAGGATCCAGATCGAAATCTGTATATCCTACTGTAAAATATCCTACTCTGGGATCAAAAAACCTTGGCTGCATTTTATTTTCCGGAAGCAAAACAAAAGAAGAATTAATTTCTACTGTATAATTACCACTCACTTTTGGAGTTTCTTTTATAAGCGGATTAGCTCTTCCTGCTGTTCTTGCAAAAGTTTTAGTGGTATTAATTTCTACATTGGTAGGAAATGATTTTACAAAATTAATGAATGACATATCTTTCTGAAAAGATCCAATTCTATAATTTTCTTTGGTATAAACCGAAAAAGAAGTGAGCTCATTATCCGAATTCAAAATATCTGTTACCTCAATAACTGACGAGTTTTTGTTGATTCCATACGCTTTAATATCGAAAGACTTGATGATGGACTGTACATTATTTCTCGTCACCGAATTATACATATCCGAAGTAGAATCTTTAGCATAATCTACAAAAGAAATAGAGCGGAGGAGAATTTTATCTTTCGGACCTTTTTCAAAAGCGATAATTTCCTGCCCAATTTGATCTCCCGCATAACCCGAATTTCCGGAACGCATTCCTGCTGCTGCTTTTGTAAGTCTTGTTACAAGTAGAAATTCTTTTTTAAGAACTGAATCCGGAATTTCAAAGTAATATTTATCTTCTACTTTATGTACTGTAAAAACACCTTCATCCGAAACCGCTTTATCGGTAATAATTTCTTTAAAAGATTTTATTGAACTTTTCTTTTTCTCTTTATCATCTTTTTTAGCCTTAAGAGTATCTGTTTTTATGGCAACAGAATCTTTAATCTGAGAAAAGACATTTTGCTGAAAAAGCATTAAAGTACCAAAAAGCAACAGTGTTTTACAGTATTTTGCCATGTTTATGTGATTGAATGTAGAACCAAATTTAATTAATTATTTCTTTATTAAAAGAGCAATATTCTCCACATGATGTGTTTGTGGAAACATATCTACCGGAAGAATTTTCACAAGTTGATAATCGTCTTTCATGAGAGCCAAATCTCTTGCCTGTGTTGCAGAATTACAGCTTACATACACAACTTTTTCGGGTGCTAACTTTAAAATCTGCTCTACCACTTTTTGATGCATTCCGTCTCTTGGAGGATCTGTAATTAAAACGTCTGCTTTGGGATGACTGGCTAAAAATTCTTCTGTAAAAACATCTTTCATATCTCCACAATAGAAAGTAGTATTGGTAAGTCCATTTAATTCGGCGTGTTCTGTTGCCGCGTTTATAGCTTCCTGAACAGATTCTATACCAATTACCTGTTTTGCATTTCTTGCTACATATTGGGCAATTGTTCCGGTTCCTGTATACAAATCGTATACAACTTCATCACCTTTAAGATCAGCAAATTCCAATGTTTTTCTGTACAACTCCAAAGCTTGTTTATAGTTGGTTTGAAAGAATGATTTAGGTCCTATTTTAAATTTCAAGCCATCCATTTCTTCCATTAAAAATCCTTCACCAAAATAAACATGAATGTCTAAATCATAAATAGAATCATTTTGTTTAGGATTAATCGCATATACTAATGTTTTAATCTGCGGAAATTTTTCTAACAGGTAAGCGAAAAGTTTTTCTCTGTTCTCTTTTTCTTCTCTGTATAATTGAAAAAGTATCATCCACTCCCCTTTTGAGTTTTGCCTCATCATTAATGTCCTTAGAAAACCTTCCTGATTTTTAACATCGAAAAAATCTAAGCCTTCTTTTACCGCATATTCTTTCACCGCCAAACGTATTGAATTAGACGGATCTTCCTGAAGAAAACATTCTTTTAAATCTAAAATTTTGCTCCACATTCCCGGAATATGAAAGCCAAGAGCATCTCTGTTGCCGAAATTTTCCTCGGAACTGATTTCATACTGCGTAAGCCAACGGGAATTAGAAAAAGAAAATTCCATTTTGTTACGATAAAAATATTGTTCTTCTGATCCTAAAATTGGCATCGTTTCAAAATTTTCTATTCCGCCAATTCTTTTAATATTGTTATAAACTTCTTCCTGCTTAAAGTCGAGCTGTTTTTCGTAGCTCATATTTTGCCATTTGCATCCGCCGCAAGTTCCGAAATGAATACATTTTGGCTCTACACGATAAAGCGAACGCTGAATTACTTCTAATGCTTCACCTTCAAAATATTTAGATTTCGCTTTTTTTACTCTTACGTTCACAATATCTCCGGGAATAGCACCAGAAACCATAACGGCTTTACCTTCTTCGGTTCGTCCGATTGCTACACCTTTTGCTCCGGCAGAAACCAGCTGTATATTTTCAAGAACTAAATTTTTCTTTTTTTTCATTGAATTGATATCAGGATCTTAAATCCTTTATTTAATTATATAACATTTAAAGCCTAAAACTTTCAGGCACAAATCGATTGCAAAAGTACAATAAAAAAAACCTTATCCGAAGACAAGGTTTTTGTTTATCATTTTTTAGTAATAATTATTTTGTCTGAGATGCTTTAGGAGCTTCTTCCACTTTCGTAGCTTTTTGGAAAGTTGCAGGATCTAGCTGAAGCTGTGGTTGCGCTTCTACTTTAGGTGCAGACAAACCAGTTTGCTTATCTAGAATATTAACCAACTCCTGATCACCAAGGTTTACGAATGGTCTGCTTGCAATTTTACCGTTTTTATCTACAATAATGAAATTAGGCAGTTTAAAACTGTAAATTCCATATTTCTTAGCAATATCAGAGTTTAAACCTCCCTCTCCGTAAACATTAGTTCCCGGAATTCCTTTCAGCATTGCATTACTTGTCTTAATGAACTGTTCTTTGGTATCGTCTAAATTTACATAGACAAAATTCATTTTAGATTTGTAAAAATTAACAACTTCTTTCATTACAGGAACAGTACCTTCTGCAATATAAGGATTCCAAGAAGCGTAGAAAACCAACATATAAGGTTTACCTTTGTTCTCGCTCAATTTATAAGCAGAACCATCTTGTTTTACCAAAGTAGCTTCCGGAGCATCATCACCAATTTTAAATCCAGCGATAGTAAACTGCATTTTTTTCAAATCTGCCTTAATCGTTGAATCTTTAATCTCTTCTTCGATAATCTTTTTAATTTTATCTACTGTTTTAGCCGGAGTTTGCGGATGAATATCAGACTGAGCTATAACAAATGCCAAAAGATAATCTTTTTCGGTTTGAGAGACATCTTTTTTAGTTTTCAAATAATCAACAAATATTTCAGAAGTGGTAAGATCTGCTTTTGCCTGAGATTTAGATTGTGCAAACTTTTGGAAATCACTGCTCATTTTAGTTAAAAGATACTGTCTGTAAAACGGACTTGCTTTTACCATTGCATCTTTATTTTCCTGAAGTTTATTTTCGTAATCCGTAAACGCCTTACCCATTTTGAAAGAAGGATTGTTAGACGTTTGTTTCTTACTCATTTCATAATTTACCATCAGATTAAGTACAGCAACTTTAGCATCCATTTTCTTCCAATCAACAACTTCATTACCCGGATTGAATTTTTTAACATTCTCGTCGATATTCTTATTGATGTCTGCTTCTATTTTTTGCATTCCTTTTACAAACTTAGCTTCATCACCGCTAATTAACTCTTGAATATTTAAAGTTTGTCCGTAAGTTGAGAGAAATTTTTGGCAAGCCTGAAAAAAGTCATTATCGTTTTTAGCATCACCATTTACTACATATTCTCCGGGAAAAGTAGCTGCAGAACCAGAGATATTTACTTTTTCTCCTCCTTTAAGGAAAATAAGATTCTGTTTACCTCCATAATTTATTACGTACATTCCGTTTTTAGGAGCTTCAAACTCTCCGGAAAAATTTCCGTCTTTATCTAGCCCCAAATTAACCAATGGCAATGTAGCAACTCCTGAAGCTTCTACAAATTCTATTCTTTCTAATGGAGAACCTCCCGCGATTTTCCCTTTTACTTCAACTTTTTTTGAACAAGACATTACAAATATTGCAATGACAAACAACAAAAGATATTTTTTAATCATTATTGTATAATTATTTTTTTTGAATGACTGAATCTTCGATTTCATTTTGATTTTGAATAATGTAGCAAAAATAAGTTTTTAAACTGTATAAAAGACAACTTAAAACCTTAATTTATGAAAGATTTAACTAAAAAAATCGTCTCAATTTAATGAAGACGATTTTTTTATTAATTCACTAAAGTTAGTAAACTTTAAAATTTATTTTATCCTCTATCAACAAAAGCTGACATATATTCTCTGTTCATTCTTGCGATATTCTCCAAAGAAATTCCTTTAGGACATTCTACTTCGCAAGCACCGGTATTTGAGCAGTTTCCAAAACCTTCTTCATCCATAGCTTTTACCATGTTCAAAACTCTTCTTTTTGCCTCTACTCTACCTTGAGGTAAAAGGGCATATTGAGAAACTTTAGCTCCTACAAATAACATTGCAGATCCGTTTTTACATGAAGCTACACAAGCTCCACATCCAATACAAGCTGCCGCATCCATAGCTTTATCCGAATCTTCTTTTGGAACAAGGATATTATTGGCATCAGTAGTATTTCCTGAAGTATTTACGGAGATAAAACCACCTGCAGCCATCACTCTGTCGAATGCACTTCTGTCTACAATTAAATCTTTAATTACAGGGAAAGCAGCACTTCTCCAAGGTTCTATAACGATAGTTTCACCGTCTTTGAACATTCTCATGTGAAGTTGACAAGTTGTAATCCCAGTATCCGGACCATGTGCTCTACCGTTGATGTAAAGAGAACACATTCCACAGATCCCTTCACGACAGTCGTGGTCGAAAGCGATAGGTTCTTTTCCTTCGTTGATTAAATTCTCGTTGAGGATGTCCAACATTTCTAAGAATGAAGAATCTGTAGAAACATCCGATATTTTATAAGTCTCAAACTGACCTTTAGATTTATTATTTTTTTGTCTCCAAATTTTCAGTGTAAGATGTAATCCTTTTTTTGCACTCATAATGATATATTTATAGATTGGAGATTATTTGTAACTTCTTGTTTTAACTTCGATGTTTTCATAGATCAGATCTTCCTTATGAAGAACTTCCTGATTGATGTCTCCACCTTTATATTCCCAAGCTCCTACGTATTTGTAATTTACATCATCTCTTTCTGCTTCTCCATCCGGAGTAGAATGATCTTCACGGAAGTGACCTCCACAAGATTCGTTTCTGTTTAGTGCATCAATTGCCATCAATTGACCCAATTCTAAGAAATCTGCCACTCTGAAAGCTTTTTCTAACTCTGTATTCATTCCTTCTGCTTCTCCCGGAACTTTTACGTTTTTCCAGAAATCGTTTCTTACTTCTTCAATCTCTTTAATAGCTTCTCTCAAACCTTCAGGAGTTCTTCCCATTCCTACTTTATTCCACATAATGTGTCCTAATTTTTTATGGAAATAATCTACTGAATGTGTTCCTTTATTATTAAGGAAGAAAGCTACTTTTTCTTTGATTTCTTTTTCAGCAGAATCGAAATCCGGAGAGTTGGTAGGAATTGCTCCTGTTCTGATGTCTGCAGAAAGATAATCTGCAATTGTATAAGGAAGTACGAAGTAACCGTCCGCAAGACCCTGCATTAAAGCTGAAGCTCCCAATCTGTTGGCTCCGTGGTCTGAGAAATTAGCTTCACCAATTACGAAACATCCAGGAATGGTAGACTGTAAATTATAATCAACCCAAACGCCACCCATTGTGTAGTGAACAGCAGGATAAATCTTCATCGGAGTTTTGTAAGGATCGTCTGCAGTAATTTTCTCGTACATCACGAACAAGTTACCATATTTCTCCTCAACCCAGCTTTTACCTAAATCGTAAAGCTGTTGCTCTGTAGGGTTGTGAATATGTTTTTCGATAGCGGCTTCTTTACCTTTCTTCATAATTTCTGTAGAGAAATCCAGGTAAACCCCTTCTTTAGTATCATTATTCTCGATTCCGAATCCGGCATCACATCTTTCTTTAGCCGCTCTGGACGCAACGTCTCTAGGCACTAAGTTTCCGAATGCAGGATATCTTCTTTCCAAATAATAATCTCTATCTTCTTCTTTAATATTTTCCGGCTTCAACTTCCCTTCTCTGATAGCTACAGAATCTTCAATCTTTTTAGGAACCCAGATTCTTCCTGAGTTTCTTAATGATTCAGACATCAAAGTTAATTTAGACTGCTGAGTTCCGTGAACCGGAATACATGTCGGGTGAATCTGTACATAACAAGGGTTTGCGAAATACGCTCCTTTCTTGTGAATTTTCCAAGCTGCAGAAACGTTGGATCCCATTGCATTGGTAGAAAGGAAATATACGTTTCCATATCCTCCCGAAGCAATCACTACTGCGTGTGCAGAATGTCTTTCGATCTCACCTGTTACAAGGTTTCTTGCGATAATTCCTCTTGCTTTTCCGTCTACAATTACGAGCTCTAACATCTCGTGACGGTTGTACATCTTAATTCTACCTTTACCGATCTGACGGCTCATTGCAGAATATGCTCCTAATAATAACTGTTGACCAGTTTGTCCTTTTGCATAGAATGTTCTTTTTACCTGAACTCCCCCAAATGAACGGTTATCTAACTGACCGCCGTAATCTCTACCGAAAGGAACTCCCTGAGAAACACACTGGTCAATAATATTGGCAGAAACTTCTGCTAAACGGTAAACGTTTGCTTCTCTAGCTCTGTAATCTCCACCTTTAATAGTATCATAAAATAATCTATAGGTAGAGTCACCGTCTCCCTGATAATTTTTTGCGGCGTTGATCCCTCCCTGAGCTGCAATAGAGTGAGCTCTTCTTGGAGAATCCTGATAGCAGAATGCTTTTACATTATATCCCTGCTCAGCTAAAGTAGCTGCTGCAGAACCACCTGCCAAACCTGTACCTACAACAATAATATCAATCTTATCTCTGTTGTTTGGTGCAACAAGGTTCATATGGTCTTTATGATGTTTCCACTTGTCTTTTAACGGACCTGCTGGAATTTTTGAATCTAATTTACTCATATTAGTATATTGATATTATTGAGTTACGTAATGAAAAATTGCAATGAAAATAAATCCAAGCGGAATTAAAATAGAATACCAGTTTCCGAATGCTTTAATCACTGGAGTGTACTTCGGATGTCTTGCTCCGATAGACTGGAAAGAAGACTGGAAACCGTGAGCTAAGTGCAATCCTAAAAGCACAAAAGCAACTACATAAAGAACTACTCTCCATAAATCATGAAATTTATGGTGAAGCTCTCCCCAATATCTTGTTTCTTCCGGTGTATTCCCCTGAATGTATTTAAAATTCATTTCAGGAAACCAAAAATCGTAGAAGTGTAATGCAAGAAATGCAAGAATTACAGCTCCAGAGATAATCATGTTTCTCGACATCCATGTAGAATTAGCAGCTCCATTGTTATTTGCATACTTAATGGGTCTTGCACTATTATTCCTTGCTTCGAGTATAAATCCCATCACAAAATGGAAAATTACCGCAAAAGCGAGAATAGGCTGCATAAGAAACTGCACCGCCGGATTATATCCCATAAAATGAGACGCCTGATTAAATACATCTTCGCTAAAAACAGAAGTCATGTTGGTAGAGAGATGCATCACTAAGAAAATCAGCAAAAACATTGCTGAAAGTGCCATAGCATATTTTCTACCTATTGTAGAACTTGTTAAACCTGCCATATTGAGTTTAAATTTGATTTTCCACAAAATTAGCAAATGTTAACAATACATAAAACTGAGAAATCTCACTATTGCACAGTTTGTAATCTTTCTAAATAAGATAGGTCTTTTTCGGAAGAAAATTCACCGAATTATTTGATTGGGTATTTATCTTTATCAATTTTAACAGTTTTTACAGAATCTGAAACATATTTTATTTGATAATGTTTGATTCTTCTGGAAGAAATATATGGATTAACAATAAATTTCCGAATATTTTCTTCATTCTTTGATTTGTTCATTATAAAAAGGGCATTTCCTCCATTTTTAACAGCTATCACAGATGTTTTCTTGTAATTGAAAACAAGAACCTCATTTTTATAATTTTCATAAACATCAAAAGAAATCTTCACAGAAAGAAATAAAAATACCGTAAAAGCAAACCTGTAAATACTCTTCTGATTACATTTTTCAAGCAAAAATCTCAAACTGTAAATAATGATAAAAAAGAATAAGACCTCAACGATACTGAATGAAATATTTTCAAAGAAAACAGCATCAAAATCTGCAAACCAATGAATGACTTTCAGCAAGATTTTAATGAGTTCATCATAAATAAAATCAAGAAACCCAAATTCTATATTTACGGCAAACAGACCGGTCATAACAAAAGAGAAAACAATAATTATTTCCGAAAACGGAACGATAGCAAAATTTGCAATCGTAGACACAAGCGAAAACTGATGAAAATAGTACAAAACCAAAGGCAAAGTAGCAATTTGGGCAGAAAGAGAAATAGAAACTGTATTGAAAAGCAATTTTTTAACATAATTAGTGGGCTTAGGAAAATATTTTAAAATAGGTTGATTAAGCCAATAAATTCCCCAAACTGCTAAAAAACTCAACTGAAAACCAACATCGAAAATCTGCTGTGTATCAATCAACAGAATTATCCAAGCTGAAAGTGCCAAAGAATGTAGCAAATCTGGCTTTCGCTGAAGAATGACATATCCAAAATAAACACTCAACATCATGCATGAGCGAACTACAGAACTCCCAAATCCAATAAAGAAAGCAAAAATCCAGATGAAAACCAAACTGCTTACAATAGCATATTTCCTAATATAAATAGAAGAAAATCTTGCGAGTAAAAAATAAAAAATCCCAAAAATAACA encodes the following:
- a CDS encoding ComEC/Rec2 family competence protein, with the translated sequence MKKQPLLIAVICFIIGIFFQDFFNLEKDSIIGIVFLIIFLSCLFYVKNTFLFKIRNLVFVILFFFIGVSVHYFNSNHFQKTNVKTNSTIVFKLSKKLNSNEKYKKYEVLAEAENQSFEAIVNVDKSLGDLDFNHYYQAKAYIVQPKKPEYNFQFDYQKYLSRNNIFYLCYINGEISSAKRQDLSFDGKIKQKRLDVLQRIDQSEMSAKSREFLKGIILADRTEMDAETVQDFNRSGLVHFLAISGTHIVVIFGIFYFLLARFSSIYIRKYAIVSSLVFIWIFAFFIGFGSSVVRSCMMLSVYFGYVILQRKPDLLHSLALSAWIILLIDTQQIFDVGFQLSFLAVWGIYWLNQPILKYFPKPTNYVKKLLFNTVSISLSAQIATLPLVLYYFHQFSLVSTIANFAIVPFSEIIIVFSFVMTGLFAVNIEFGFLDFIYDELIKILLKVIHWFADFDAVFFENISFSIVEVLFFFIIIYSLRFLLEKCNQKSIYRFAFTVFLFLSVKISFDVYENYKNEVLVFNYKKTSVIAVKNGGNALFIMNKSKNEENIRKFIVNPYISSRRIKHYQIKYVSDSVKTVKIDKDKYPIK